Proteins encoded in a region of the Armatimonadota bacterium genome:
- a CDS encoding MFS transporter, producing the protein MDVLRRWLRVPLPPRTRAVVRLDMAAAFLYGAFAGLTQPFIPVMGVRLGATPLQVSLLVAAPAVVFLLSFWVVNAVRPVHPVRLVMGPALAGRALFLLMPLVRSPRAYVLLVILYHAVNSVNPLGYAQVMRTVYPDDARGRIMALVKVVMAAAWVAGSLVGGSLMQRLPFQWVFAAAGILGMASAVVFGRIRLPRPAEHPEHIPPGAAARVLRDDPGYRRFLLAFFVFGFGGWLTGPAVPLLLVRDLRASNLQVGLLGAVTSATWVLSFYSWGRMIDRRTATGALKVVFTIGTLTPLIYLVAPNPWVVLLAGITDGLASAGIDLGWLAAVLHYAPPGRVLLYTTLFNTLVGVRAAVAPVLAGSLIPRVGVRAIFAIAAAFYLLGTVLMRRVPPPPQAGRTGPASTG; encoded by the coding sequence ATGGACGTCCTCCGGCGCTGGTTGCGAGTCCCCCTGCCTCCCCGGACCCGCGCCGTCGTTCGCCTCGACATGGCGGCGGCGTTCCTGTACGGCGCGTTCGCCGGGCTCACGCAGCCGTTCATCCCGGTGATGGGCGTCCGGCTGGGCGCCACCCCGCTTCAGGTCTCCCTGCTGGTCGCGGCGCCGGCGGTGGTGTTCCTGCTGTCCTTCTGGGTGGTGAACGCCGTCCGCCCCGTGCACCCGGTCCGGCTCGTCATGGGGCCGGCGCTGGCCGGGCGGGCGCTGTTCCTGCTGATGCCGCTGGTCCGGTCCCCGCGGGCCTACGTGCTGCTGGTCATCCTGTACCACGCGGTAAACTCGGTCAACCCGCTGGGCTACGCCCAGGTCATGCGGACGGTCTATCCCGATGACGCCCGGGGCCGCATCATGGCCCTGGTCAAGGTGGTGATGGCGGCGGCGTGGGTCGCGGGATCGCTGGTGGGCGGGTCGCTGATGCAGCGGCTGCCTTTCCAGTGGGTGTTCGCCGCCGCCGGGATCCTCGGCATGGCCAGCGCGGTGGTGTTCGGCCGCATCCGCCTTCCCCGGCCGGCGGAGCACCCCGAGCACATTCCCCCCGGTGCCGCCGCGCGGGTGCTGCGGGACGATCCCGGCTACCGCCGGTTTCTGCTGGCCTTCTTCGTGTTCGGGTTCGGCGGGTGGCTGACCGGGCCGGCGGTCCCCCTGCTGCTGGTGCGGGACCTGCGGGCCTCCAACCTGCAGGTGGGCCTGCTGGGCGCGGTGACCTCGGCCACCTGGGTGCTGTCGTTCTACTCCTGGGGCCGGATGATCGACCGGCGCACGGCCACCGGCGCCCTGAAGGTCGTTTTCACCATCGGAACCCTGACGCCGCTGATCTACCTGGTGGCTCCCAATCCCTGGGTGGTCCTGCTGGCGGGGATCACCGATGGCCTGGCCTCGGCCGGCATCGACCTGGGGTGGCTGGCCGCCGTCCTCCACTACGCGCCGCCCGGCCGGGTGCTGCTGTACACCACGCTGTTCAACACCCTGGTCGGCGTGCGGGCCGCGGTGGCGCCGGTCCTGGCCGGATCGCTGATCCCCCGCGTGGGGGTGCGGGCCATCTTCGCGATCGCGGCGGCGTTCTACCTCCTGGGCACGGTGCTCATGCGCCGGGTGCCCCCTCCCCCCCAGGCGGGCCGAACCGGGCCTGCCAGTACGGGCTGA
- a CDS encoding metallophosphoesterase family protein, whose amino-acid sequence MRYAVLSDVHANLEALEVVLADLTARRPDAVLCLGDFVGYGPDPVACVTRLRPLLRGAVLGNHDAAVVDPQDTLAARFNPYAYEAALWTRRQLTDAVRSYLQGLPHRLTLDGILCVHGSARDPIEEYILDAETARASFRAAPFELCLVGHTHIPAVFTEAGEAVTAEPLLPGRPVRLRPDRRYIINVGSVGQPRDGDPRAAYLWLDTDAREVLVVRLAYPLARTQQKMRAAGLPPILAERLAYGR is encoded by the coding sequence ATGCGCTACGCCGTCCTGTCTGACGTCCACGCCAACCTGGAGGCGCTGGAGGTGGTCCTGGCCGACCTGACCGCGCGCCGCCCGGACGCGGTCCTGTGCCTGGGAGACTTCGTGGGCTACGGTCCGGACCCGGTCGCCTGCGTGACGCGGCTGCGCCCGCTGCTACGGGGAGCGGTCCTCGGCAACCACGACGCCGCGGTGGTGGACCCTCAGGACACCCTGGCCGCCCGCTTCAACCCCTATGCCTACGAGGCGGCCCTGTGGACCCGCCGCCAGCTGACCGACGCGGTGCGGTCCTACCTGCAGGGGCTGCCCCACCGCTTGACCCTGGACGGGATCCTGTGCGTGCACGGCAGCGCGCGCGATCCCATCGAAGAGTACATTCTGGACGCGGAGACGGCCCGGGCCAGTTTTCGGGCGGCCCCCTTCGAGCTGTGTCTGGTGGGGCACACCCACATCCCGGCGGTGTTCACCGAGGCCGGCGAGGCGGTGACGGCCGAGCCGCTGCTGCCCGGGAGGCCGGTGCGGCTGCGCCCGGACCGCCGGTACATCATCAACGTCGGCAGCGTCGGCCAGCCGCGGGACGGCGACCCCCGGGCCGCCTACCTGTGGCTGGACACCGACGCCCGGGAGGTGCTTGTGGTCCGCCTGGCGTATCCCCTGGCCCGCACCCAGCAGAAGATGCGGGCCGCCGGCCTGCCGCCCATCCTGGCGGAGCGGCTGGCTTACGGACGGTAG
- a CDS encoding S9 family peptidase yields MTGRTITIEDLLALRWISDPQVSPDGRRVVCVVTVVDREADTYRSHLWVVPADGGEMRQFTTGAHRDTLPRWSPDGRWIAFLSDRDAPAGGRRVRGLYVIPADGGEARLLVPPAYAPSEASWSPDGRLLACVGKPPHKEPASDVRVITRIRYKADGEGLWDGRYRHIFIVALAGGEPRQVTDGDYDHADPAWSPDGRHLAFVANRDPDADVTNVTDVWVVPADGGSPRRLTRSVGPCQFPSWSPDGTRIAYYGHDNAAMGATNIGLWVVPAAGGEPVHLTRHYDRSLGHHIITDMRAHPRIGGPAWTADGRRLVVLIADGGTTQIGEVDAATGSVRAVTAGRQEIYGLSVDPDRAAAVVAASDPLTPGDLWRVDLADGGMRRLTSVNHALLSELTLAEPQRFVCPGADGWPVEGWVLLPPGRQEGRHPTVLQVHGGPHGAYGEAFVHEFQVLAASGFAVVYTNPRGSQGYGQAVTAATRHDWGGKDYEDLMAALDAALQRFSSLDPDRLGVAGGSYGGYMTTWIIGHTDRFKAAVTMRSISNHLSQWGTSDLAYMKGFWEFPGDPWEAPTWYWERSPLAYVARITTPLLILHGEQDLRCPIGEAEQLFAALMKLRRRVVFVRFPDASHDLSRTGRPTHRVERLRWIVRWFTEHLAQPAPPAAVAAGESR; encoded by the coding sequence ATGACGGGACGGACGATCACCATCGAGGACCTGCTGGCCCTGCGATGGATCAGCGACCCCCAGGTGAGCCCGGACGGACGCCGGGTGGTCTGCGTGGTGACGGTGGTGGACCGGGAGGCCGACACCTACCGGTCGCACCTGTGGGTGGTGCCCGCGGACGGCGGGGAGATGCGCCAGTTCACCACCGGCGCGCACCGGGACACCCTGCCCCGCTGGTCTCCGGACGGCCGGTGGATCGCGTTCCTGTCCGATCGCGATGCCCCGGCCGGGGGACGGCGGGTGCGGGGTCTGTACGTCATCCCCGCCGACGGCGGGGAGGCGCGGCTGCTGGTTCCGCCCGCATACGCGCCCTCGGAGGCGAGCTGGTCTCCCGACGGCCGCCTCCTGGCCTGTGTGGGCAAGCCCCCCCACAAGGAGCCCGCCAGCGACGTGCGGGTCATCACCCGCATCCGGTACAAGGCCGACGGGGAGGGACTGTGGGATGGCCGGTACCGCCACATCTTCATCGTGGCGCTGGCCGGCGGGGAACCCCGACAGGTGACCGACGGGGACTACGATCACGCGGACCCGGCGTGGTCTCCCGACGGCCGCCACCTGGCGTTCGTCGCCAACCGGGATCCGGACGCCGACGTCACCAACGTGACCGACGTGTGGGTGGTGCCCGCCGACGGCGGCTCCCCGCGCCGGCTGACCCGGTCGGTGGGCCCCTGCCAGTTCCCGTCCTGGTCTCCCGACGGCACCCGGATCGCCTACTATGGCCACGACAACGCGGCCATGGGCGCCACCAACATCGGGCTGTGGGTCGTGCCGGCGGCCGGCGGCGAACCGGTCCACCTCACCCGCCACTACGACCGCAGCCTGGGCCACCACATCATCACCGACATGCGGGCGCATCCGCGGATCGGCGGCCCGGCCTGGACGGCCGACGGGCGGCGCCTGGTGGTGCTCATTGCCGACGGCGGCACCACCCAGATCGGGGAGGTGGATGCGGCCACCGGCTCGGTGCGGGCGGTCACCGCGGGCCGCCAGGAGATCTACGGCCTGTCGGTGGATCCCGACCGGGCGGCGGCGGTGGTGGCGGCCAGCGACCCGCTGACCCCCGGGGACCTGTGGCGGGTGGACCTGGCCGACGGCGGAATGCGCCGCCTGACGTCGGTGAACCACGCCCTGCTGTCCGAACTGACCCTGGCGGAGCCGCAGCGGTTTGTCTGCCCGGGGGCCGACGGGTGGCCGGTGGAGGGGTGGGTGCTGCTGCCGCCCGGCCGGCAGGAGGGCCGCCACCCCACCGTCCTGCAGGTGCACGGAGGCCCCCACGGAGCGTACGGGGAGGCGTTCGTCCACGAATTTCAGGTCCTGGCGGCTTCCGGCTTCGCCGTGGTCTACACCAACCCCCGCGGCAGCCAGGGCTACGGGCAGGCCGTCACGGCCGCCACGCGCCACGACTGGGGCGGCAAGGATTACGAGGATCTCATGGCGGCGCTGGACGCCGCCCTCCAGCGGTTTTCGTCCCTGGACCCCGACCGGCTGGGCGTGGCCGGCGGCAGCTACGGGGGCTACATGACCACGTGGATCATCGGCCACACCGACCGCTTCAAGGCGGCGGTGACGATGCGCTCCATCAGCAACCACCTCAGCCAGTGGGGCACCAGCGACCTGGCCTACATGAAGGGCTTCTGGGAGTTTCCCGGCGACCCGTGGGAGGCGCCCACCTGGTACTGGGAGCGGTCGCCTCTGGCCTACGTGGCCCGGATCACCACGCCGCTGCTGATCCTGCACGGCGAGCAGGACCTGCGCTGTCCCATCGGCGAGGCCGAGCAGCTGTTTGCGGCCCTGATGAAGTTGCGCCGCCGCGTGGTGTTCGTGCGGTTTCCCGACGCCAGCCACGATCTGTCCCGCACCGGCCGTCCCACCCACCGGGTGGAGCGGCTGCGGTGGATCGTGCGCTGGTTCACCGAGCACCTCGCGCAGCCCGCCCCGCCGGCGGCGGTGGCCGCCGGAGAGAGCCGGTGA
- a CDS encoding cob(I)yrinic acid a,c-diamide adenosyltransferase: MTRTPRRAAGPRIYTRAGDAGETGLIGGRRVPKDHPRVEAYGAVDELNAHLGAVRALARAREVTALLGEIQHRLFDLGAELATPPTHIPPAGVRAEDVAALERAIDRYQDRLAPLRAFVLPGGTPLAASLHVARAVCRRAERRVVALARAEPVRPEVLQYLNRLSDLLFVLAREANRAARRADVLWQRRA, from the coding sequence GTGACGCGGACGCCCCGGCGGGCCGCGGGCCCCCGGATCTACACCCGCGCCGGCGATGCCGGCGAGACCGGGCTCATCGGCGGGCGCCGGGTGCCCAAGGACCACCCGCGGGTGGAGGCCTACGGTGCCGTGGACGAGCTGAACGCCCACCTGGGTGCCGTGCGCGCCCTGGCCCGGGCGCGGGAGGTGACCGCCCTGCTGGGCGAGATCCAGCATCGGCTGTTCGACCTGGGGGCCGAGCTGGCCACCCCGCCGACGCACATCCCACCGGCGGGCGTGCGCGCCGAGGACGTGGCCGCCCTGGAGCGCGCCATCGACCGGTACCAGGACCGCCTGGCGCCCCTGCGCGCGTTCGTCCTGCCGGGGGGAACCCCTCTCGCGGCGTCGCTGCACGTGGCGCGGGCCGTGTGCCGGCGGGCCGAGCGCCGGGTGGTGGCGCTGGCGCGGGCCGAGCCGGTGCGGCCCGAGGTGCTGCAGTACCTCAACCGCCTGTCGGACCTGCTGTTCGTCCTGGCGCGCGAGGCCAACCGGGCCGCCCGTCGGGCGGACGTCCTCTGGCAGCGCCGGGCGTAG
- a CDS encoding succinate dehydrogenase/fumarate reductase iron-sulfur subunit, whose protein sequence is MNAQREVTLRIWRGTASGGEFRDYRVRPVEGMVVLDAVRTVQAEQAPDLAVRWNCKAGKCGSCSAEVNGHPRLMCMTRLTEVVRDGEPVTVAPLRAFPVIKDLVTDVSWNFEVARTIPPFQPAPPGPDGKRRMYQHEVERVQEFRKCIECFLCQDVCHVIRDHPENTAVFAGPRFLVLLAAYEMHPLDTADRTAFVRSRAGVGFCNITRCCTEVCPENIRITDNAIIPLKERVVDRHYDPLLWLWRRLTGRA, encoded by the coding sequence ATGAACGCACAGAGGGAGGTTACCCTGCGCATCTGGCGCGGCACCGCCTCCGGCGGGGAGTTCCGCGACTACCGCGTGCGGCCCGTCGAAGGTATGGTGGTCCTGGACGCGGTGCGGACGGTGCAGGCCGAGCAGGCCCCCGACCTGGCGGTGCGGTGGAACTGCAAGGCGGGCAAGTGCGGCTCCTGTTCGGCCGAGGTGAACGGCCACCCGCGCCTGATGTGCATGACCCGCCTGACCGAGGTGGTCCGGGACGGCGAGCCGGTCACCGTGGCCCCCCTGCGCGCGTTTCCCGTCATCAAGGACCTGGTCACCGACGTCTCCTGGAACTTCGAGGTGGCCCGTACCATCCCGCCCTTTCAGCCCGCGCCCCCCGGCCCCGACGGGAAGAGGCGCATGTACCAGCACGAGGTGGAACGGGTCCAGGAGTTCCGCAAGTGCATCGAGTGCTTCCTGTGCCAGGACGTCTGCCACGTGATCCGCGACCACCCGGAGAACACGGCGGTGTTCGCCGGCCCGCGGTTTCTGGTGCTCCTGGCGGCCTACGAGATGCACCCCCTGGACACCGCCGACCGGACCGCCTTCGTCCGGTCCCGGGCGGGGGTGGGGTTCTGCAACATCACCCGCTGCTGCACCGAGGTGTGCCCGGAGAACATCCGCATCACCGACAACGCCATCATCCCGCTGAAGGAGCGTGTCGTCGACCGCCACTACGACCCGCTGCTGTGGCTGTGGCGGAGGCTGACCGGACGAGCCTGA
- a CDS encoding fumarate reductase/succinate dehydrogenase flavoprotein subunit, producing the protein MAREAYEIHDYDVVVVGAGGAGLRAAIEAATQGARTALVCKSLLGKAHTVMAEGGAAAALGNIWPEDNWRVHFRDTMRGGKLLNNWRMVEIFAKEAPERILELEEWGAVFDRTPEGLISQRDFGGHRYARLCHVGDRTGLEIIRTLQYRLLSLPSVDVFMECTITRLLTDAGRIAGAFGYRRDTGEFVVFRAPAVVLATGGFGKVWKYTSMSWESTGDGIALALDAGAELLDMEMVQFHPTGMVWPPGARGILVTEGVRGDGGVLLNAQGRRFMFDYIPEFFRAETAETEEEADRWYTDKKHNRRPPELLPRDEVTRAIYFEVKAGRGTPHGGVYLDIASRRPADYIKRRLPSMYHQFLQLAGIDITRQPMEVYPTCHYAMGGVRVDAETAAATLPGLFAAGEIAGGLHGANRLGGNSLTDLLVFGRRAGLYAARYAGTSGTSPTVSRDQLDDAAAELLRPFEARGEESPFDLQAALQEVMQDHVGIFRDEAGMRTALDKIAALRERAARMRVSGGRQYNPGWHAARDVYSMLSVAEAVTLSALERRETRGGHSRTDYPQADPELGRVNIVVARRNGALLLRRQPIPPLPDDLRAILEETR; encoded by the coding sequence ATGGCGCGCGAGGCGTACGAGATTCACGACTACGACGTGGTGGTGGTGGGTGCGGGCGGGGCCGGGCTGCGGGCGGCCATCGAGGCGGCCACCCAGGGCGCCCGCACGGCCCTGGTCTGCAAATCGCTGCTGGGCAAGGCCCACACGGTGATGGCCGAGGGGGGCGCGGCCGCCGCCCTGGGCAACATCTGGCCCGAGGACAACTGGCGGGTGCACTTCCGGGACACCATGCGGGGCGGCAAGTTGCTCAACAACTGGCGCATGGTGGAGATCTTCGCCAAGGAAGCCCCCGAGAGGATCCTGGAGCTGGAGGAGTGGGGCGCGGTCTTCGATCGCACCCCCGAGGGCCTGATCTCCCAGCGGGATTTCGGCGGCCACCGCTACGCCCGCCTGTGCCATGTGGGCGACCGGACGGGGCTGGAGATCATCCGCACCCTGCAGTACCGGCTGCTGTCCCTGCCGTCGGTGGACGTCTTCATGGAGTGCACCATCACCCGGCTGCTCACCGACGCCGGGCGCATCGCGGGGGCCTTCGGATACCGGCGGGACACGGGAGAGTTCGTGGTGTTCCGGGCGCCCGCCGTGGTCCTGGCCACGGGAGGGTTCGGGAAGGTCTGGAAGTACACGTCCATGTCCTGGGAGAGCACCGGCGACGGCATCGCTCTGGCCCTGGACGCGGGCGCCGAGCTGCTGGACATGGAGATGGTGCAGTTCCACCCCACGGGCATGGTGTGGCCGCCCGGCGCCCGGGGGATTCTGGTCACCGAGGGCGTGCGTGGGGACGGTGGGGTGCTGCTCAACGCCCAGGGGCGGCGGTTCATGTTCGACTACATCCCCGAGTTCTTCCGGGCCGAGACGGCGGAGACCGAGGAGGAGGCCGACCGGTGGTACACCGACAAGAAGCACAACCGCCGGCCTCCCGAACTGCTGCCCCGGGACGAGGTGACCCGCGCCATCTACTTTGAGGTGAAGGCCGGGCGGGGCACCCCGCACGGCGGCGTGTACCTGGACATCGCCAGCCGCCGGCCCGCGGACTATATCAAGAGGCGGCTGCCCTCCATGTACCACCAGTTCCTGCAGCTGGCCGGCATCGACATCACCCGCCAGCCCATGGAGGTGTACCCCACCTGCCATTACGCCATGGGAGGGGTGCGCGTGGACGCCGAGACGGCGGCGGCCACCCTCCCCGGCCTGTTCGCCGCCGGGGAGATCGCCGGCGGCCTGCACGGGGCCAACCGGCTGGGGGGCAACTCGCTGACGGACCTGCTGGTCTTCGGCCGGCGCGCCGGGCTGTACGCCGCGCGGTACGCCGGCACCTCCGGCACGTCCCCCACCGTCAGCCGGGACCAGCTGGACGACGCGGCGGCCGAGCTGCTGCGGCCCTTTGAGGCCCGCGGGGAAGAGAGCCCCTTTGACCTGCAGGCGGCCCTGCAGGAGGTCATGCAGGACCACGTGGGCATCTTCCGGGACGAGGCGGGGATGCGCACGGCCCTCGACAAGATTGCCGCGCTGCGCGAGCGGGCGGCGCGGATGCGGGTCTCGGGGGGCCGTCAGTACAACCCCGGCTGGCACGCCGCCCGCGACGTCTACTCGATGCTGTCGGTGGCCGAGGCGGTCACGCTGTCGGCCCTGGAGCGGCGGGAAACCCGCGGCGGCCACAGCCGCACCGACTACCCCCAGGCCGACCCCGAGCTGGGGCGGGTGAACATCGTGGTGGCCCGCCGCAACGGCGCGCTGCTCCTGCGCCGCCAGCCCATCCCGCCCCTGCCCGACGACCTGCGGGCGATTCTGGAGGAGACGCGATGA